A window of Candidatus Rokuibacteriota bacterium contains these coding sequences:
- a CDS encoding type IV toxin-antitoxin system AbiEi family antitoxin, whose product MKFKLGGQDQTLLLEVTSVGQPKQIREAITRLGELRAEMDGAYPVAVAQYISPQGAGLLKRNGLGYLDLSGNCYLAFGNVLIEKEGKPNLRPSTRPLKALFAPRATRVVRTLLVDPSRLWRLEELAKASQVSLGHAHNVVKRLGDLAWVERGEQQRIHLSKPADLLDAWVDAYTYRLNEIATYFSPERITRKLVGDLARAAQEADRRVAFTLHAGAALVAPNVRFPAIHCYIEGDPEPVAKALGLRPGEDEGNVHFLAPYDLGVFHAPITKSGVPVVCLPQLYADLYHYERRGREQAAHLRREAMGF is encoded by the coding sequence GTGAAATTCAAGCTCGGAGGCCAGGATCAGACCTTGCTTCTCGAAGTAACTTCCGTCGGTCAGCCCAAGCAGATCCGTGAGGCTATTACCAGGCTAGGAGAGCTTCGCGCGGAGATGGACGGGGCCTACCCTGTTGCCGTCGCCCAGTACATCAGCCCCCAGGGCGCTGGTCTCCTCAAGCGAAACGGCCTGGGCTACCTCGACCTGTCCGGGAATTGCTATCTCGCCTTCGGGAATGTCCTGATCGAGAAGGAAGGAAAGCCCAACCTCAGGCCGTCCACGCGGCCGCTCAAGGCCCTCTTCGCGCCCCGGGCGACCCGGGTGGTCCGGACGCTCCTCGTCGATCCAAGCCGTCTCTGGCGGCTCGAAGAGCTGGCGAAGGCCTCGCAGGTCAGCCTCGGCCACGCCCACAACGTGGTCAAGCGGTTGGGCGACCTGGCGTGGGTCGAGCGGGGCGAGCAGCAGCGCATCCACCTGAGCAAGCCGGCCGATCTGCTCGACGCCTGGGTTGACGCCTACACGTATCGCCTCAACGAGATCGCGACCTACTTCTCGCCGGAGCGGATCACGCGGAAGCTGGTCGGCGACCTCGCCCGCGCTGCCCAGGAGGCGGATCGGCGCGTCGCGTTCACGCTCCATGCGGGCGCGGCGCTCGTGGCGCCCAATGTCCGTTTTCCGGCCATCCATTGCTACATCGAGGGTGACCCGGAGCCGGTGGCGAAGGCCCTGGGGCTCCGGCCTGGCGAGGACGAGGGCAACGTCCACTTCCTGGCGCCCTACGACCTGGGCGTCTTCCACGCGCCAATCACGAAGAGCGGGGTGCCGGTCGTGTGCCTGCCTCAGCTGTACGCGGACCTCTACCACTACGAGCGGCGGGGCCGGGAGCAGGCGGCCCACCTCCGCCGCGAGGCCATGGGTTTCTAG
- a CDS encoding metallopeptidase family protein, whose amino-acid sequence MTHSEFEALVERALRTLPRRFKEKIANVAIVVEDWADDETLRDVGIEPPDTLYGLYRGIDLTHRDTSYGNVLPDTIHIYQGPIEEDCADAAEMAELVRDTVIHEIGHYFGLDDDTMEGIEQGQ is encoded by the coding sequence GTGACCCACAGCGAGTTCGAGGCCCTCGTCGAGCGGGCCCTGCGCACGCTGCCCCGCCGGTTCAAGGAAAAAATCGCCAACGTCGCCATCGTGGTCGAGGACTGGGCCGACGACGAGACGCTGCGCGATGTCGGCATCGAGCCGCCCGATACGCTCTACGGGCTCTACCGCGGGATCGACCTGACCCACCGCGATACCTCGTACGGCAACGTCCTCCCTGACACGATCCACATCTACCAGGGGCCCATCGAGGAAGACTGCGCCGACGCCGCGGAGATGGCCGAGCTTGTCCGGGACACGGTCATCCACGAGATCGGGCACTACTTCGGCCTCGACGACGACACGATGGAAGGCATCGAGCAGGGCCAGTAG
- a CDS encoding MATE family efflux transporter: MSSTPSAEPVGARTKRLLEAPVVPTLLRLAAPTVFVTILQATVGTLDAVFVGWLGSSALAGVSLVYPLLMLMQTMSAGGMGGGVASAVARALGAGRRAEAQALAAHALVIAIGMSALLTIGLLWGGPALYRAMGGTGATLEAALTYSRVIFGGAVVYWLLNTLSSIVRGTGTMVLPAAVNIGSAVIYLSLAPALVMGWGPFPRLGVAGTAAANLIAFGASTLVLGAYLLSPRSTLRLSWEGFRLRWALFWEILRVGAPASLNTILTNLTVVLMTGLVGPFGTAALAGYGMGARLEYLQILVAFGMGSALVAMVGANVGAGQIARAERIAWTGAGIGAGVTGAIGLFAAIFPSAWLGLFTTDPDVIAAGASYLRIVGPVYGFFGLGLTLYFASQGAGRLGWPLAAGFARLFLAAAGGWVCGYWLGWGLPGIFAAMAAALIVLGGTIAAAVRWGAWR, encoded by the coding sequence ATGAGTTCGACGCCCTCGGCCGAGCCCGTGGGGGCCCGCACGAAGCGGCTGCTCGAAGCCCCCGTCGTCCCCACCCTGCTCCGCCTGGCCGCGCCCACTGTCTTCGTCACCATTCTCCAGGCGACCGTCGGCACGCTCGACGCCGTCTTCGTGGGCTGGCTCGGCTCGAGCGCGCTCGCGGGCGTGTCGCTGGTGTATCCGCTGCTCATGCTCATGCAGACCATGTCGGCCGGCGGCATGGGCGGCGGCGTCGCCTCGGCCGTGGCGCGCGCACTGGGCGCCGGCAGGCGCGCCGAGGCGCAAGCGCTGGCGGCTCACGCCCTCGTGATCGCGATCGGCATGTCCGCGCTGCTCACCATCGGGCTCCTCTGGGGCGGCCCGGCCCTGTACCGCGCCATGGGCGGGACGGGCGCCACCCTCGAAGCCGCGCTGACCTACTCCCGCGTGATCTTCGGCGGCGCCGTCGTCTACTGGCTCCTCAACACGCTCTCGAGCATCGTCCGCGGCACCGGCACCATGGTGCTGCCGGCGGCCGTCAATATCGGCTCGGCCGTCATCTACCTGAGCCTGGCGCCGGCTCTGGTGATGGGCTGGGGCCCGTTCCCGCGGCTCGGGGTGGCGGGCACGGCGGCGGCGAATCTCATCGCCTTCGGCGCGTCGACGCTCGTGCTCGGCGCCTATCTGCTGTCCCCGCGAAGCACGTTGCGGCTCTCGTGGGAGGGCTTCCGGCTGCGGTGGGCGCTCTTCTGGGAGATCCTGCGCGTCGGTGCGCCCGCCTCGCTCAACACGATCCTGACCAACCTGACCGTGGTGCTCATGACGGGGCTCGTCGGCCCGTTCGGCACAGCCGCGCTGGCAGGCTACGGCATGGGCGCGCGGCTCGAGTATCTCCAGATCCTGGTCGCGTTCGGGATGGGCTCGGCGCTGGTCGCGATGGTCGGCGCCAACGTGGGCGCGGGGCAGATCGCGCGCGCCGAGCGCATCGCGTGGACGGGCGCGGGCATCGGCGCGGGCGTGACGGGCGCGATCGGCCTCTTCGCCGCCATCTTCCCGAGTGCGTGGCTCGGACTCTTTACGACGGACCCTGACGTGATCGCCGCGGGAGCGAGCTATCTCCGGATCGTGGGCCCGGTCTACGGCTTCTTCGGCCTGGGGCTAACCCTGTACTTCGCCTCGCAGGGCGCGGGACGCCTCGGCTGGCCCCTCGCAGCCGGTTTCGCGCGGCTCTTCCTCGCGGCGGCGGGCGGTTGGGTTTGCGGCTACTGGCTCGGCTGGGGGCTGCCGGGGATCTTCGCGGCCATGGCGGCGGCCCTCATCGTGCTTGGCGGCACGATCGCCGCGGCTGTCAGATGGGGCGCCTGGCGCTAG
- the coaD gene encoding pantetheine-phosphate adenylyltransferase, with translation MGKRAVYPGMFDPMHNGHLDLIERSLRIFDELIVAVVANPSKQPLFEVKERLEMIDEATAGMGRMRITSFDGLLIDLAHREQADCIVRGIRAVSDFEYEFQMALMNRKLRHTVETVFLMPHEKYTYISSRLIKEVSSLGAAVTGMVPPLVEERLNAKFSRK, from the coding sequence GTGGGCAAGCGAGCCGTGTACCCGGGGATGTTCGATCCGATGCACAACGGGCACCTCGACCTGATCGAGCGGAGCCTGCGCATCTTCGACGAGCTGATCGTCGCCGTGGTCGCCAACCCGTCCAAGCAGCCGCTCTTTGAGGTCAAGGAGCGGCTCGAGATGATCGACGAGGCGACGGCCGGCATGGGACGCATGCGCATCACGTCCTTCGACGGGCTCCTCATAGACCTGGCGCATCGGGAGCAGGCCGACTGTATCGTCCGCGGCATCCGCGCCGTGTCGGACTTCGAGTACGAGTTCCAGATGGCGCTGATGAACCGCAAGCTCCGCCACACGGTGGAGACCGTCTTCCTCATGCCGCACGAGAAGTACACGTACATCTCCTCCCGCCTCATCAAGGAGGTCTCGTCGCTCGGCGCCGCCGTCACCGGGATGGTGCCGCCGCTGGTCGAGGAGCGGCTGAACGCGAAGTTCTCCAGAAAGTAA
- the recG gene encoding ATP-dependent DNA helicase RecG, with protein sequence MVTAAEAAPGPRTALGDLAGVGPQRAKALARLGLATIEDALVQHLPLRHEDRSRIIPLGRVSVGEARTCAGTIAGISPPPRGRPRMPLVVMIRDVSGFLNCAWFNQPYLARVFKRGQRLIVHGKVQPYGRGPLQMLVKDYEVVEDGPDEMLHTGRLVPVYPLTEGLTQRPFRRLMKRLVDGWADQIDDPLPERVRVGRALLPLPQAIRGAHFPETQEEQAAAHRRLVFDDFFLLETGLAIRRHREGRRRGLAMNPPGALVGRLRASLPYTLTAAQERVWGEIRTDMAEPYPMSRLLQGDVGSGKTVVAALAILTAIESGYQAALMAPTEILAEQHMITLSQLLEPLGVRVVLLTGAVKGKARQAAAAAAERGEAGCVIGTHALVQGSVGFKRLGLAVIDEQHRFGVAHRAAIRGKGESPDVLVMTATPIPRTLALTLYGDLDVSVLDELPPGRRPVVTVARGESKRREIYDFLRKQIGEGRQVYVVCPLVEESEASDLRAATEMAERLQREVFPERRVGLLHGRLGFQDKERVMREFKEGAVHVLVSTTVIEVGIDVPNAAVMLVEHAERFGLSQLHQLRGRVGRGSWKSYCILLAGSSSEDAQRRIAAMTGTNDGFRIAEVDLELRGPGDFFGTRQSGLPEFRVADLLRDGAMLEEARREAFALVHADPQLTASEHRGLRDALLARWRGKLDLAGIG encoded by the coding sequence ATGGTCACCGCGGCGGAAGCGGCGCCCGGGCCGCGGACGGCGCTCGGAGACCTCGCCGGCGTCGGCCCGCAGCGCGCCAAGGCCCTCGCCAGGCTCGGCCTCGCCACCATCGAGGACGCCCTCGTCCAGCACCTGCCGCTGCGCCACGAGGACCGGAGCCGCATCATCCCGCTCGGGCGCGTCTCGGTGGGGGAGGCTCGCACCTGCGCCGGCACCATCGCCGGCATCAGCCCGCCCCCGCGCGGGCGCCCGCGCATGCCGCTCGTCGTCATGATCCGGGACGTGAGCGGCTTCCTCAACTGCGCGTGGTTCAACCAGCCGTATCTCGCGCGCGTCTTCAAGCGCGGCCAGCGCCTGATCGTCCACGGCAAGGTCCAGCCGTACGGCCGCGGGCCGCTGCAGATGTTGGTGAAGGACTACGAGGTCGTCGAGGACGGCCCGGACGAGATGCTCCACACGGGACGCCTCGTGCCGGTCTACCCGCTCACTGAGGGGCTGACCCAGAGGCCGTTCCGGCGGCTGATGAAGCGCTTGGTGGACGGCTGGGCCGACCAGATCGACGACCCCCTGCCCGAGCGCGTCCGGGTGGGGCGCGCCTTGCTGCCGCTGCCCCAGGCCATCAGGGGCGCTCACTTCCCTGAGACGCAGGAAGAGCAGGCCGCGGCCCACCGAAGGCTCGTCTTCGACGACTTCTTCCTGCTCGAGACCGGGCTCGCCATCCGCCGCCACCGCGAGGGCCGCCGCCGCGGTCTCGCGATGAACCCGCCGGGCGCGCTCGTGGGCCGCCTGCGGGCGTCCTTGCCCTACACGCTGACGGCGGCGCAGGAGCGCGTGTGGGGCGAGATCCGCACCGACATGGCCGAGCCGTATCCGATGAGCCGCCTGCTCCAGGGCGATGTCGGCTCGGGCAAGACCGTCGTCGCGGCCCTCGCCATCCTGACCGCGATCGAATCCGGCTACCAGGCGGCGCTCATGGCACCCACCGAGATCCTTGCCGAGCAGCACATGATCACGCTCTCCCAGCTGCTCGAGCCGTTGGGCGTGCGCGTGGTGCTCCTCACGGGAGCGGTCAAGGGCAAAGCGCGGCAGGCGGCCGCCGCGGCGGCCGAGCGGGGGGAGGCGGGGTGCGTCATCGGTACCCACGCGCTGGTGCAGGGGAGTGTGGGCTTCAAGCGGCTGGGGTTGGCCGTGATCGACGAGCAGCACCGCTTCGGCGTGGCACACCGGGCGGCGATCCGCGGTAAGGGCGAGAGCCCGGACGTCCTCGTGATGACGGCCACGCCCATCCCGCGCACGCTGGCGCTGACCCTGTACGGCGACCTCGACGTTTCGGTCCTCGACGAGCTGCCGCCCGGGCGCCGGCCCGTCGTCACGGTCGCGCGCGGCGAGTCCAAGCGCCGCGAGATTTACGATTTCCTCCGCAAGCAGATCGGCGAAGGGCGCCAGGTCTACGTCGTCTGCCCGCTCGTAGAGGAGTCCGAGGCCTCCGATCTCAGGGCCGCCACCGAGATGGCCGAGCGTCTCCAGCGCGAGGTCTTCCCGGAGCGTCGGGTCGGGCTTCTCCATGGGCGGCTGGGCTTCCAGGACAAGGAGCGCGTCATGCGCGAGTTCAAGGAGGGCGCGGTCCACGTCCTCGTCTCCACCACCGTGATCGAGGTCGGCATCGACGTGCCCAACGCCGCGGTGATGCTGGTCGAGCACGCCGAGCGCTTCGGACTCTCCCAGCTCCACCAGCTGCGCGGCCGGGTGGGGCGGGGGTCGTGGAAGAGCTACTGCATCCTCCTCGCGGGCTCGTCCTCGGAGGACGCGCAGCGCCGGATCGCCGCCATGACCGGGACCAACGATGGCTTCCGGATCGCGGAGGTCGACCTGGAGCTGCGCGGGCCCGGTGACTTCTTCGGCACCCGGCAGTCGGGGCTGCCCGAGTTCCGCGTCGCCGATCTCCTGAGAGACGGCGCCATGCTGGAGGAGGCGCGGCGCGAGGCCTTCGCCCTCGTCCACGCGGACCCGCAGCTGACTGCATCCGAGCACCGGGGCCTGCGCGACGCCCTCCTCGCGCGCTGGCGCGGCAAGCTCGACCTGGCGGGGATCGGCTGA
- a CDS encoding MFS transporter — protein sequence MSRRARAVLGTACGTHFVHDGFSDILYVLFPVWAREFGLSFAQVGLLRTVYSGGMAAFQIPAGLLAERWGEARLLAAGTAATALGFVAAGFAGGYAALLGCLLAAGLGSGVQHPLSSSLVSHAYEDGRRRVALGTYNFSGDLGKVVVPAAVAFAVPWLGWRGAVESFAVVGMAAAGLVLLALTRLEVGYAPLPEDRAERRHGSDWGIRDVRGFQALSVIHVIDNSTRTGFLTFLPFLLIAKGSSVQAVGFALMLVFAGGAAGKFACGVLAERLGVIRTVIITEAATGAGILLLLGLPLGPSLALLPVLGIALNGTSSVLYGTVADLVTSDRRGRSYAVFYTVGVGASALSPSVYGVVSDWGGVPLALAIVGSLVFLTLPLTLLLRRPLAAAPV from the coding sequence ATGAGCCGCCGCGCCCGCGCCGTTCTCGGTACCGCCTGCGGCACGCACTTCGTCCACGACGGCTTCTCCGACATCCTCTACGTCCTCTTCCCGGTCTGGGCCCGCGAGTTCGGGCTCTCTTTCGCCCAGGTCGGCCTGCTACGCACGGTGTACAGCGGCGGCATGGCGGCCTTCCAGATCCCGGCAGGGCTCCTCGCGGAGCGCTGGGGCGAGGCGCGACTCCTGGCGGCGGGGACGGCCGCCACGGCGCTCGGCTTCGTCGCGGCGGGCTTCGCGGGAGGTTATGCGGCGCTTCTGGGATGTCTCCTCGCCGCGGGGCTCGGCTCGGGCGTCCAGCACCCGCTCTCGTCCTCGCTCGTGTCGCATGCCTACGAAGATGGGCGCCGCCGCGTGGCGCTGGGCACCTACAACTTCTCGGGCGACCTCGGCAAGGTCGTGGTGCCTGCGGCGGTGGCCTTTGCCGTGCCGTGGCTCGGCTGGCGCGGGGCCGTCGAGAGCTTCGCCGTGGTCGGCATGGCGGCCGCAGGACTCGTGCTGCTCGCGCTCACCCGCCTGGAGGTCGGCTACGCGCCGCTCCCCGAAGACAGGGCCGAGCGGCGGCACGGCTCAGACTGGGGCATCCGCGACGTGCGCGGCTTTCAGGCGCTGTCCGTGATCCACGTGATCGACAACTCGACACGCACGGGCTTCCTCACCTTCCTGCCCTTCCTGCTGATCGCCAAGGGGTCGTCGGTACAGGCCGTGGGCTTCGCGCTGATGCTGGTCTTCGCGGGCGGCGCGGCGGGCAAGTTCGCCTGCGGCGTGCTGGCGGAGCGGCTCGGCGTGATCCGCACCGTGATCATCACCGAGGCGGCGACGGGCGCCGGCATTCTGCTGCTGCTCGGGCTGCCGCTCGGCCCATCGCTGGCGCTGCTCCCCGTCCTCGGGATCGCACTCAACGGCACGTCGTCCGTCCTCTACGGCACCGTCGCCGACCTGGTCACCAGTGACAGGCGGGGGCGCAGCTACGCGGTCTTCTACACCGTGGGCGTCGGCGCCTCGGCGCTTTCCCCGTCGGTCTACGGCGTCGTCAGCGACTGGGGCGGCGTGCCGCTGGCCCTCGCCATCGTGGGCTCGCTCGTCTTCCTGACGCTCCCGCTGACGCTACTGCTGCGGCGTCCGCTCGCGGCCGCGCCAGTCTAG
- a CDS encoding carbon monoxide dehydrogenase subunit G: protein MKIEGANDIPAPRERVWAAFLDPDTLARALPGCEGLEAVGPGEYKAKMKIGVGAIKGTFEGKVRLFDLEPPTRYRMALEGSGGPGFVRGEAGMELSDADGGTRVSYSADVQVGGLIASVGQRMLGGVSKMMLEQFFTRMTEILAEGG from the coding sequence ATGAAGATCGAAGGCGCCAACGACATCCCCGCCCCGCGCGAGCGCGTGTGGGCGGCCTTTCTCGATCCCGATACGCTCGCCCGCGCGCTCCCGGGCTGCGAGGGTCTCGAGGCCGTCGGTCCCGGGGAGTACAAGGCGAAGATGAAGATCGGCGTCGGCGCCATCAAGGGCACGTTCGAGGGCAAGGTGCGGCTCTTCGACCTGGAGCCGCCGACCCGCTACCGGATGGCGCTCGAGGGCAGCGGCGGGCCCGGCTTCGTGCGCGGGGAGGCGGGCATGGAGCTCTCCGACGCGGACGGCGGCACGCGAGTCAGCTACAGCGCGGATGTGCAGGTCGGCGGGCTCATCGCCAGCGTCGGCCAGCGCATGCTGGGCGGCGTCAGCAAGATGATGCTCGAGCAGTTCTTCACACGGATGACCGAGATCCTCGCCGAGGGCGGCTAG
- the rsmD gene encoding 16S rRNA (guanine(966)-N(2))-methyltransferase RsmD — translation MRVIAGALKGQRLTTPKGRTTRPTADQVRIACLDTLMPYLEAGPFLDLFAGAGGVGIEALSRGAPSACFVEQDRAAVTALEDNIDRLGLAGRAKVLRQDVLRALEALAREGARFGVVFLDPPYASADAAPALERLARGDCLLPGAVVVAQHSTKAPPPAEPGALTLWKSRRFGETTLTFFRGGA, via the coding sequence ATGCGCGTCATCGCCGGCGCGCTCAAGGGCCAGCGCCTGACCACGCCCAAGGGGCGGACCACGCGGCCGACGGCAGACCAGGTCCGCATCGCCTGCCTCGACACGCTCATGCCCTATCTCGAGGCCGGGCCCTTCCTCGACTTGTTCGCCGGAGCGGGGGGCGTCGGCATCGAGGCGCTCTCGCGCGGGGCGCCGTCGGCCTGCTTCGTCGAGCAGGACAGGGCCGCCGTGACGGCCCTCGAGGACAACATCGACAGGCTCGGCCTGGCCGGCCGCGCCAAGGTCCTCAGGCAGGACGTGCTCCGCGCGCTCGAGGCGCTCGCCCGCGAAGGCGCCCGCTTCGGCGTCGTCTTCCTCGACCCGCCCTACGCCTCGGCCGACGCCGCGCCCGCGCTTGAGCGGCTCGCTCGCGGCGACTGCCTCCTGCCCGGCGCCGTCGTGGTGGCGCAGCATTCGACCAAGGCGCCTCCGCCGGCCGAGCCCGGTGCCCTCACGCTCTGGAAGAGCCGCCGCTTCGGGGAGACCACCTTGACTTTCTTTCGCGGCGGCGCGTAG
- a CDS encoding pyridoxal phosphate-dependent aminotransferase has translation MLADRLKTLQPSPTLAMQARAKAMRAEGMNVISFGAGEPDFDTPRRIKDAAIRAIESGQTKYTEVGGIPELRAAICHKLKRDLGLDYTPEEVTVSCGAKHTLFNIVMALVNPGDEVVIPSPFWVSYPEQVRLLGGVPVPVETLESTGFDLDPAAVRRAVTAKTRILVLNSPGNPTGAVFSAAALKQVGELAVERGFWIVSDECYEALTYERRHVSIASLSPEIKARTLVVNTCSKAYAMTGWRVGYAAGPTVIIKAMTDIQSQVTSNPTSIAQWAAVEALAGPQDEVAKMVGEFDRRRRVIVEALNAIPGISCVMPKGAFYVFPNVSGLFGKRWKGGTLKGSRDVSAFLLEEALIATVAGVDFGSDAHIRLSYATGLETIKEGMSRMAAAVRALEG, from the coding sequence ATGCTCGCCGACCGCCTCAAGACGCTCCAGCCATCGCCCACGCTCGCCATGCAGGCCAGGGCCAAGGCCATGCGCGCCGAGGGCATGAACGTCATCTCCTTCGGGGCGGGGGAGCCCGACTTCGACACTCCCCGCCGCATCAAGGACGCGGCGATCCGCGCGATCGAGAGCGGCCAGACCAAGTACACCGAGGTCGGCGGCATCCCCGAGCTGCGCGCAGCGATCTGCCACAAGCTCAAGCGCGACCTGGGCCTCGACTACACCCCCGAAGAAGTGACCGTCTCCTGCGGCGCCAAGCACACGCTCTTCAACATCGTCATGGCGTTGGTGAACCCGGGTGACGAGGTCGTGATCCCGAGCCCGTTCTGGGTGTCCTATCCCGAGCAGGTGCGGCTCCTGGGCGGCGTTCCCGTGCCCGTCGAGACGCTCGAGTCCACCGGCTTCGACCTCGATCCCGCGGCCGTCCGGCGGGCGGTGACGGCAAAGACCAGGATCCTGGTGCTCAACAGCCCGGGAAACCCGACGGGGGCCGTCTTCTCGGCCGCGGCGCTCAAACAGGTGGGGGAGCTCGCCGTCGAGCGCGGCTTCTGGATCGTCTCGGACGAATGCTACGAGGCGCTGACGTACGAGAGGCGCCACGTCTCGATCGCGTCGCTCTCACCCGAGATCAAGGCGCGCACGCTCGTCGTCAACACCTGCTCCAAGGCGTACGCCATGACGGGCTGGCGGGTGGGCTACGCCGCGGGGCCCACGGTCATCATCAAGGCGATGACCGACATCCAGAGCCAGGTGACGTCGAATCCGACCTCGATCGCGCAGTGGGCGGCCGTCGAGGCGCTGGCAGGCCCGCAGGATGAGGTCGCCAAGATGGTCGGGGAGTTCGACCGGCGCCGCCGCGTCATCGTGGAGGCGCTCAACGCCATCCCCGGCATCAGCTGCGTCATGCCCAAGGGCGCCTTCTACGTCTTCCCCAACGTCTCGGGGCTCTTCGGCAAGCGGTGGAAGGGCGGCACGCTCAAGGGCTCCCGAGACGTCTCCGCCTTTCTCCTCGAAGAAGCGCTGATCGCCACCGTGGCGGGCGTGGACTTCGGCTCGGACGCCCACATCCGTCTCTCGTACGCAACGGGGCTCGAGACCATCAAGGAAGGCATGAGCCGGATGGCCGCGGCTGTGCGCGCCCTCGAAGGATGA
- the rpmB gene encoding 50S ribosomal protein L28, which yields MAQRCDVCGKGPSVGHKISHAHNVTKRRWLANLVSMRGKIGTTGVVQRLRVCTRCLKAGKVTKVL from the coding sequence ATGGCTCAGCGTTGCGACGTCTGTGGAAAGGGCCCGTCCGTCGGCCACAAGATCAGTCACGCCCACAATGTCACCAAGCGGCGCTGGCTGGCCAATCTCGTTTCGATGCGGGGCAAGATCGGCACGACAGGTGTGGTGCAGCGACTGCGCGTCTGCACCCGCTGCCTCAAGGCCGGCAAGGTCACCAAGGTCCTGTAA